Below is a window of Cytobacillus firmus DNA.
AGATTTCATATATTCCAGCTTCCCTTAATTTAAATATAGGCCAATAGATCATCGGATAGGGACCTACAGGCAAAAGGTGCTTATTGATAATGTGGGTAAACGGCCTTAAACGGGACCCTGTTCCACCAGCAAGAATAACCCCTTTCATTTGTATAAAACCCCTTCTTCAGATATTATTCCTTCATGGAATTTCTATATAATATATGTGTAACATCTTTATTTGACTTAGATCCATTATATAAATATCAATCTAAAATTTTTTGACACCTTCAGAATATAAACGTATATAATTAAATGAAGCTTTTTTTAAAATTAATAAAGCACTCACAAGTAGCGAGTGCTTAGGTCTCAAATTAGAGGTATCTTGAAAACTCAAATGGAGCCTTTCGAAAATCTGGAAACACAAAAGAAAGCGGACTATATTACATCTCCTTAATTTTATCAAATGAAACCCTTTTTAAAATGGGGGAATTAGTTAAATTTAAAAGAAATATCATAAGTATTCCCTATCAGTTATTTCAAGTAATGCTTCTTTAAATGTTAAAGCAAACTCTTTAGATACTATTTTTTTGATTTTTCTCTCATCTAAAGATTTAACGTCGAGTTTAACTCCAGCCTTCGCACCTATTTCCAGCAAATAGCTCGGATATTCATTCCTAATTTCTTCATAAACCAAAGGTATATAATTAATACCTTGCTTCTTCATAAATTTTTGCAGTTGCTTATCTTGCCTGCACGTCCTGTCATATATTCTATTGAAAAGCTCTATATCAATATTATCAAGCAACTGATGTTCTTTAAGTGAATTCGAATGTTTGGTCTTAACTTTTTTTCCTTCAATGATATGCCATAAATTTGTTTTTGCAGATCTATAGTGTGATAGTGCTTGTTCAAATTTATTCTTACGCTGAATATATATAAAGGTTACATTGTCAAACTTTTCCAAAAAAAATCGCAATGCAAGTTCACGATATTTCTTCGTATTGGTTTCTTTGTCTAATACTCTATCACTTATCCAAAATCCAAACATATCAAGATGGTTGTACATCAGTTTAATGGAATAAAAATCAGAGTTATTGAGGTTTCCATTTGAAGTAAAATAGTCGACTAATTGCTCACCGGATGTACCTTTTTTTTGAGTAAGAACTTGCCAAAAATGTTCATCAGGTGTACCTAAAATTCCGAGAGCTTTAATATCTTGGCATAGCATAGTACTACCACTTCGCTGTGTGGACAGAATTACCAAGGCTTTTTTTTCCTTAAAATTTATTTCAGGTATCTCTTTTAATAGATTCTTTTGTTTGTACATACACCCCACCTTTTCCTTATTTTTATTCAATAGAGAGAATCGAAGTTAACTTAGATTACGCTGTAATATTTTTACCTGGTAAACAAAGAAAACAGGTAAAAAACCACATGCTTTCTAATATTATATGATTCATTCTGTAAAATGGTATCGGACATACGTGGACAAGTGATTAAAATGGATAAATAGAGGTTTAAGAATCACTAATAGCCTGTGGGTGATTGTAATTATAATAAACAAAAAACTTTTGAACGATCAATTTTAGCTTTCCAAAACTTAGGAACGAAACTGAAAAAAGCCGTCTCTAAAAAGTGAACTAGAGACAGCTTCTCCGTTAGGATTCTATCATTAGGTTCTTTTTGTATTGGTGCCAAATAACCCTTTTATTACGAGCAGAGTCCTGGGGGGGAACTGGTTTCACAATTATTTTCATCAAATGTGTTATTCGTATCGGCTGGAGTATCTGCCTGAATGTCCGGTGTATTGTCAGTTAGTGTATTCTCTCGTACAGCGTTATCATCTGCATCACTAGTTAAAAGAATACCCGGGCCAACGTTCTTTTTCACCAGGTTCTGGTCAACGATGTTCAGGTCAGCGCTGCCACTTAATTCAATACCAGTGAATGCGTTTAATTTTACCTTATTTTCTATGATGCGGTTGTTATCGCCACCGTTTACATCGATTCCTTCCTCGTTGTTGTTCTTCACGTTATTTCTAAAGATCAAGTTATTTTCAACTGAGGTTACCTCGATTCCGTCATCTTCGTTACGATTCGTCTTATTCAAGAAGATAAGGTTCCCATCTGAAAAAACGGTAATCCCATCGTTTTCATTCTTTCTTATAACATTCTCTACGATAAGTGAACCATTTCCATTTACTTCTATACCCCTATCAAGGTTGCCATTCACCTTATTCTTCAGAACTATAGTGCTTGTGCCCAATATATCAATTCCGTCGTCTTCATTTTTCAAAATTTCACTTTGGAGCACATAGTTGTTACTGCCGCCTACTTCGATTCCATCACTGCCGTTTTCTGTCGATTTTATATTAAAAATCAAGTTGCGATCTCCTTGAATATCGATTCCGTCATCTCCATTGTTTTGAACTTCAAGATCGCGGAGGATGTTGTCACTTGTATTGACTAGAATCCCATTAGAACTATAGTCTCTTACTGTAAATCCAGCAATTGTCACAAAAGCTGAGCCCACTGTAATACCATCACCACCGGAACCTGTCCCATCCAAAATTGTCTGGCCGATCCCAGCTCCAAGAAGTCTGAGGCGATCCAATCCAGCTGGAATGACAACATTTTCTTCAAAAACGCCTGCCGCTACACGAATTGTATCTCCAGGATTTGCTCCAACAAAAGCTGCGTTAATACTTCCGCCAGCAGGAACATTAATTACTGTCATCTAATCTCACCTCCTTTCATTAACTTAATATATAATATGAATTTTTAATTGAATTGTATCGGACGAATGTGGACAAGTTATTAAAATGTGCTTTTAGAGGATTACTAATAGCCCGTCGAAAAAGATAGGAAAAATACTATGAGTGATTTCCGACTTATTAATAGTAGAAAAAGGAAAAAACTGAC
It encodes the following:
- a CDS encoding Stf0 family sulfotransferase encodes the protein MYKQKNLLKEIPEINFKEKKALVILSTQRSGSTMLCQDIKALGILGTPDEHFWQVLTQKKGTSGEQLVDYFTSNGNLNNSDFYSIKLMYNHLDMFGFWISDRVLDKETNTKKYRELALRFFLEKFDNVTFIYIQRKNKFEQALSHYRSAKTNLWHIIEGKKVKTKHSNSLKEHQLLDNIDIELFNRIYDRTCRQDKQLQKFMKKQGINYIPLVYEEIRNEYPSYLLEIGAKAGVKLDVKSLDERKIKKIVSKEFALTFKEALLEITDREYL
- a CDS encoding right-handed parallel beta-helix repeat-containing protein, which produces MTVINVPAGGSINAAFVGANPGDTIRVAAGVFEENVVIPAGLDRLRLLGAGIGQTILDGTGSGGDGITVGSAFVTIAGFTVRDYSSNGILVNTSDNILRDLEVQNNGDDGIDIQGDRNLIFNIKSTENGSDGIEVGGSNNYVLQSEILKNEDDGIDILGTSTIVLKNKVNGNLDRGIEVNGNGSLIVENVIRKNENDGITVFSDGNLIFLNKTNRNEDDGIEVTSVENNLIFRNNVKNNNEEGIDVNGGDNNRIIENKVKLNAFTGIELSGSADLNIVDQNLVKKNVGPGILLTSDADDNAVRENTLTDNTPDIQADTPADTNNTFDENNCETSSPPGLCS